The following coding sequences lie in one Rhizobium rhododendri genomic window:
- the glmM gene encoding phosphoglucosamine mutase — MKRRYFGTDGIRGQSNVFPMTPDLAMRVGIAVGTIFRRGNHRHRVVIGKDTRLSGYMLENALVAGFTAAGIDAFVLGPIPTPAVAMLTRSLRADIGVMISASHNPYKDNGIKLFGPDGYKLSDDIEMQIEDLLDQDLSLQLAKSDDIGRAKRIDGVHDRYIENAKRTLPRDVTLQGLRIAIDCANGAAYKVAPAVLWELGAEVVTIGNEPDGININLNCGSTSPMALQKKVDEVRADIGIALDGDADRVIIVDENGSVIDGDQLMAVIAESWADTQRLRGKGIVATVMSNLGLERFLGDKGLELARTQVGDRYVVEHMRQHDFNVGGEQSGHIVLSDYGTTGDGLVAALQILACAKRSGKPVSEVCRRFEPVPQLLRNVRITGGRPLENIEVKQAIADAESELSRNGRLVIRPSGTEPLIRVMAEGDDRVQVERIVNDLIGVISNVRTAA; from the coding sequence ATGAAGCGTCGCTATTTCGGCACGGACGGAATCCGTGGGCAGTCCAACGTCTTCCCCATGACGCCCGATCTTGCCATGCGGGTCGGCATCGCAGTCGGCACGATCTTCCGCCGTGGCAATCATCGCCATCGCGTCGTGATCGGCAAGGATACGCGGCTGTCCGGCTACATGCTCGAGAACGCGCTCGTGGCAGGCTTCACGGCTGCCGGTATCGATGCCTTCGTTCTCGGCCCCATCCCGACGCCTGCCGTCGCCATGCTGACCCGCTCGCTGCGTGCCGATATCGGCGTGATGATCTCCGCCTCCCACAATCCCTACAAGGACAACGGCATCAAGCTGTTCGGCCCCGATGGCTACAAGCTCTCCGACGATATCGAAATGCAGATCGAGGACCTGCTCGACCAGGACCTGAGCCTTCAGCTGGCGAAATCGGACGACATCGGCCGCGCCAAGCGCATCGACGGCGTCCATGACCGCTACATCGAGAACGCCAAGCGCACCCTGCCGCGCGACGTGACGCTGCAGGGCCTGCGCATCGCCATCGATTGCGCCAACGGTGCCGCCTACAAGGTAGCGCCGGCCGTGCTCTGGGAGCTTGGCGCCGAGGTCGTGACGATCGGCAACGAGCCCGATGGCATCAATATCAACCTCAATTGCGGATCCACCAGCCCGATGGCGCTGCAGAAGAAGGTGGACGAGGTGCGTGCCGATATCGGCATTGCCCTCGATGGCGATGCCGACCGCGTCATCATCGTCGACGAGAACGGTTCGGTCATCGACGGCGACCAGCTGATGGCTGTCATTGCCGAGAGCTGGGCCGATACCCAGCGCCTGCGCGGCAAAGGCATCGTCGCCACCGTCATGTCCAACCTCGGGCTCGAGCGCTTCCTTGGCGACAAGGGTCTTGAGCTGGCCCGCACGCAGGTCGGCGACCGCTATGTCGTCGAGCACATGCGCCAGCACGACTTCAACGTCGGCGGCGAGCAGTCGGGCCATATCGTGCTGTCGGATTATGGCACGACGGGCGATGGCCTGGTCGCGGCTCTGCAGATCCTTGCCTGTGCCAAGCGTTCCGGCAAGCCGGTCAGCGAAGTCTGCCGCCGCTTCGAACCTGTGCCGCAGCTGCTGCGCAACGTGCGCATCACCGGCGGCCGGCCGTTGGAAAATATCGAGGTCAAGCAGGCGATTGCCGATGCGGAGAGCGAGCTTTCCCGCAACGGTCGCCTCGTCATCCGCCCGTCAGGAACCGAACCGCTGATCCGGGTGATGGCCGAGGGCGACGACCGCGTTCAGGTCGAGCGCATCGTCAACGACCTGATCGGCGTGATTTCGAACGTTCGGACTGCCGCTTGA
- the ftsH gene encoding ATP-dependent zinc metalloprotease FtsH, with protein MNPNFRNFALWAIIALLLIALFSMFQTSPSQTSSRDIPYSQFLREVDSGRVRDAVITGNRVVGTYVENGAAFQTYSPVIDSGLLDKLQAKNVVVSARPESDGSSSFLSYLGTLLPMLLILGVWLFFMRQMQGGSRGAMGFGKSKAKLLTEAHGRVTFEDVAGVDEAKQDLEEIVEFLRDPQKFQRLGGRIPRGVLLVGPPGTGKTLLARAIAGEANVPFFTISGSDFVEMFVGVGASRVRDMFEQAKKNAPCIIFIDEIDAVGRHRGAGLGGGNDEREQTLNQLLVEMDGFEANEGIILIAATNRPDVLDPALLRPGRFDRQVVVPNPDIIGRERILKVHARNVPLAPNVDLKVLARGTPGFSGADLMNLVNEAALMAARRNKRMVTMAEFEDAKDKIMMGAERRSSAMTEAEKKLTAYHEAGHAMTALYVAVADPLHKATIIPRGRALGMVMQLPEGDRYSMSYTWMISRLCIMMGGRVAEELTFGKENITSGASSDIEQATKLARAMVTQWGFSDQLGQVAYGENQQEVFLGHSVSQSKNVSEATAQKIDNEVRRLIDEAYTQARTILTEQHDAFIIVAEGLLEYETLSGEEIKALIRGEKPARDMGDDTPPSRGSAVPKTGTKKDGSIGAKGDEAEGGLEPQPR; from the coding sequence ATGAACCCTAATTTTCGTAATTTCGCTCTCTGGGCGATTATCGCTTTGTTGCTGATCGCTTTGTTCAGCATGTTCCAGACCTCGCCCTCGCAGACGAGTTCGCGGGATATCCCGTATTCGCAGTTCCTTCGCGAAGTTGATTCCGGTCGCGTCCGCGATGCCGTGATCACCGGCAACCGTGTCGTCGGCACTTATGTGGAGAATGGCGCTGCCTTCCAGACCTACTCTCCGGTCATAGACAGCGGCCTGCTCGACAAGCTGCAGGCGAAGAACGTCGTCGTCTCGGCTCGTCCGGAATCGGATGGCTCGTCTAGCTTCCTCAGCTATCTCGGCACGCTGTTGCCGATGCTGCTGATCCTTGGTGTCTGGCTGTTCTTCATGCGCCAGATGCAGGGCGGGTCGCGCGGCGCCATGGGTTTCGGCAAGTCGAAGGCAAAGCTTCTGACAGAGGCGCATGGTCGCGTCACGTTCGAGGATGTCGCCGGCGTCGACGAAGCCAAGCAGGATCTCGAGGAAATCGTCGAATTCCTGCGCGATCCGCAGAAATTCCAGCGCCTCGGCGGTCGTATTCCACGCGGCGTGCTGCTGGTTGGCCCTCCCGGTACCGGTAAGACGCTTCTGGCCCGTGCCATCGCCGGTGAAGCCAATGTGCCGTTCTTTACGATCTCGGGCTCCGACTTCGTCGAAATGTTCGTCGGCGTCGGCGCAAGCCGCGTGCGCGACATGTTCGAACAGGCGAAGAAGAACGCGCCTTGCATCATCTTCATCGACGAAATCGACGCCGTCGGTCGCCATCGTGGCGCCGGTCTCGGCGGCGGTAACGACGAACGCGAACAGACGCTGAACCAGCTGCTGGTCGAGATGGACGGCTTTGAAGCCAATGAAGGCATCATCCTCATCGCCGCTACCAACCGTCCCGACGTTCTCGATCCGGCACTTCTGCGTCCGGGCCGCTTCGACCGCCAGGTCGTCGTACCGAACCCGGACATCATCGGCCGCGAGCGTATCCTCAAGGTGCACGCACGCAACGTGCCGCTGGCACCGAATGTCGACCTCAAGGTTCTCGCTCGCGGTACTCCGGGCTTCTCGGGCGCCGATCTGATGAACCTCGTCAACGAGGCGGCGTTGATGGCGGCACGGCGCAACAAGCGCATGGTCACCATGGCTGAATTCGAAGACGCCAAGGACAAGATCATGATGGGTGCCGAGCGTCGCTCGTCGGCCATGACCGAGGCAGAAAAGAAGCTGACCGCCTACCACGAAGCGGGCCATGCGATGACGGCGCTCTATGTTGCTGTCGCAGATCCGCTCCACAAGGCGACGATCATTCCGCGCGGCCGTGCGCTCGGTATGGTCATGCAGCTGCCGGAAGGCGACCGCTACTCAATGAGCTACACGTGGATGATTTCGCGTCTGTGCATCATGATGGGCGGCCGCGTCGCGGAAGAACTCACCTTCGGCAAGGAAAACATCACCTCCGGTGCATCCTCGGATATCGAGCAAGCCACCAAGCTTGCCCGCGCCATGGTGACGCAGTGGGGCTTCTCCGACCAGCTCGGCCAGGTTGCCTATGGCGAAAACCAGCAGGAGGTCTTCCTTGGGCACTCCGTGTCGCAGTCGAAGAACGTTTCCGAAGCGACGGCACAGAAGATCGACAACGAAGTCCGTCGCCTGATCGACGAAGCCTACACGCAGGCCCGTACTATCCTGACCGAGCAGCACGACGCATTCATCATCGTGGCCGAAGGGCTGCTGGAATACGAGACGCTGAGCGGCGAGGAGATCAAGGCGCTGATCCGTGGCGAAAAGCCGGCGCGCGATATGGGCGACGATACGCCGCCAAGCCGTGGCTCCGCCGTGCCGAAGACTGGCACGAAGAAGGACGGTTCCATTGGTGCCAAGGGCGACGAAGCCGAAGGCGGTCTCGAGCCGCAGCCGCGCTGA
- the tilS gene encoding tRNA lysidine(34) synthetase TilS — MAGGPVSSPQAAAARLLASLRQPSHILVAISGGSDSTGLLIALADAIRASHPSHRLSAATVDHDLRPGSTDEAKSVANLCLKLGIAHSTRRWLGEKPATGIMAAAREARYDLLADVAAEVRADMIVTGHTLDDQQETLAMRTARVRAGRVSATGIADAVLFDRRIWVVRPFLSCLRNDIRAFLTERNIGWIDDPSNLDLHYERVRVRAGLATGNLMASDGGGSAKADLSSAAARWVEQSVVIEGGLLCRISPEGIDAAAPEFAYGLSCLAAIFGGQPYGLGQERMERILGFIGTGEPGRRTAGGVVFDLRRNGLFLMRESRNIDALHLAPGARGIWDGRFEVFNDGHGGVQIVAAGATSRMAFAASTPKGAAMRAAASAPTIRFDDEDPRYEHSPVRFAPHLAPFDRFLTRFDLTLADRLANAFGRSAYVSPPF, encoded by the coding sequence ATGGCCGGCGGTCCGGTCTCTTCACCCCAGGCCGCTGCAGCCCGCCTGCTGGCATCGCTTCGCCAGCCCTCGCACATCCTGGTCGCTATCTCTGGCGGCAGCGATTCGACCGGGTTGTTGATAGCTCTTGCCGATGCGATCCGTGCCAGCCACCCCTCGCACCGGCTTTCCGCTGCCACCGTCGATCACGACCTGCGCCCCGGTTCGACCGACGAGGCGAAATCCGTGGCCAATCTCTGCCTAAAACTGGGGATCGCCCACAGCACGCGTCGCTGGCTTGGTGAGAAGCCTGCGACCGGCATCATGGCCGCCGCGCGCGAGGCCCGTTACGACCTGCTGGCCGACGTTGCGGCCGAGGTCAGAGCCGACATGATCGTCACCGGCCATACGCTTGACGACCAGCAGGAGACGCTGGCGATGCGCACTGCGCGTGTGCGGGCAGGGCGGGTTTCTGCGACCGGTATTGCCGATGCGGTGCTGTTCGATCGGCGCATCTGGGTGGTACGCCCGTTTCTGTCCTGCCTGCGCAATGACATTCGGGCTTTTCTCACCGAACGAAATATCGGCTGGATCGACGACCCGAGCAATCTCGACCTTCACTACGAGCGCGTCCGTGTCCGGGCGGGTCTCGCCACCGGCAACCTCATGGCATCGGATGGCGGCGGGAGCGCTAAGGCCGATCTGTCATCGGCAGCGGCGCGCTGGGTGGAACAGTCTGTCGTGATAGAAGGCGGTTTGCTCTGCCGCATCTCTCCCGAGGGCATCGATGCTGCAGCGCCCGAGTTTGCCTACGGGCTCTCCTGCCTTGCAGCCATCTTCGGCGGCCAGCCTTATGGACTTGGGCAGGAAAGGATGGAGCGTATCCTTGGGTTTATCGGCACCGGCGAGCCCGGTCGGCGAACGGCGGGCGGAGTGGTCTTCGACCTCAGGCGCAACGGTCTCTTCCTCATGCGCGAAAGCCGCAACATCGACGCTCTGCATCTTGCCCCGGGAGCGAGGGGCATCTGGGATGGCCGTTTCGAGGTTTTCAATGACGGCCATGGCGGGGTGCAAATTGTCGCAGCCGGCGCAACTTCGCGGATGGCTTTCGCTGCGAGCACCCCAAAAGGTGCGGCGATGCGCGCAGCGGCGTCGGCGCCAACAATCCGTTTCGACGATGAAGACCCGCGTTACGAGCACTCTCCGGTCCGTTTTGCACCGCATCTGGCGCCATTCGACCGCTTTTTGACACGATTCGATCTCACTCTCGCGGATCGGCTGGCGAATGCTTTCGGTCGGTCAGCCTATGTGTCACCTCCGTTTTAA
- the ybgF gene encoding tol-pal system protein YbgF, which translates to MRKLVVAGMVCLVALSGTEREAYSMNLFGLHLGDRSSSDQVPPAPLSQQREQPQQPIMVQSGDAEIRLQQAEDQMRQLNGRIEEMSYQLLQMQETIRKAQADNEIRFQMLEKKGGATGVAPAAGAPIKKSEADTSGAGQSDDVAKVIETPQGADANRAAGSTLAPPPAQLGSIQFDQNGQPVGGNVNTDDVGSGPAPAVGDKTASLGNEGDTYKAAYGHVLSGDYSIAEKEFRQYLGTYPESARSPDANFWLGEALYSQGKYNDAATTFVNAYKKYGTSEKAPEMLLKLGMSLAALDKKDTACATLHEVTKKYPKASKPVVAKVASEEKRLAC; encoded by the coding sequence ATGAGAAAACTCGTCGTCGCAGGCATGGTTTGTCTGGTGGCCTTGTCCGGCACGGAACGTGAAGCTTATTCGATGAACCTGTTCGGCCTTCACCTCGGCGACCGCAGTTCGTCCGACCAGGTTCCGCCGGCGCCGCTCTCGCAGCAGCGCGAGCAGCCGCAGCAGCCGATCATGGTTCAGAGCGGCGACGCGGAAATCCGCCTCCAGCAGGCGGAAGACCAGATGCGGCAGCTGAACGGTCGCATCGAGGAAATGAGCTATCAGCTTCTGCAGATGCAGGAGACCATCCGCAAGGCGCAGGCCGACAACGAAATTCGCTTCCAGATGCTGGAAAAGAAGGGTGGCGCCACGGGTGTCGCACCGGCCGCGGGCGCGCCGATCAAGAAGAGCGAAGCGGATACATCAGGCGCAGGCCAGTCCGACGATGTCGCCAAGGTGATCGAGACACCCCAGGGTGCCGATGCCAACCGCGCTGCGGGCAGCACTCTCGCGCCACCGCCTGCACAGCTCGGCTCGATCCAGTTCGACCAGAACGGCCAGCCGGTCGGCGGCAATGTCAATACGGATGACGTTGGGTCTGGCCCGGCGCCTGCCGTCGGCGACAAGACTGCGTCGCTCGGCAACGAGGGCGATACCTACAAGGCTGCCTATGGCCATGTGCTGTCGGGTGATTACTCCATCGCCGAAAAAGAATTCCGCCAGTATCTCGGTACCTATCCGGAAAGCGCACGCTCGCCGGATGCCAATTTCTGGCTGGGCGAAGCCTTGTACTCGCAGGGCAAATACAACGATGCGGCGACGACTTTCGTCAATGCCTACAAAAAATACGGAACCTCCGAGAAGGCGCCGGAAATGTTGCTGAAGCTTGGCATGTCGCTCGCTGCCCTCGACAAGAAGGACACGGCCTGCGCGACGCTGCATGAAGTGACCAAGAAATATCCAAAGGCTTCCAAGCCCGTCGTGGCCAAGGTCGCCAGCGAAGAAAAACGTCTCGCCTGCTGA
- the pal gene encoding peptidoglycan-associated lipoprotein Pal — translation MSRIDNSATSRMQSFARNPMMLALFLGLSLAGCASKKNLPNNAGDLGLNGANGGSATPGSAQDFTVNVGDRIFFDTDSTSIRADAAQTLDRQAQWLARYPNYAITVEGHADERGTREYNLALGARRAASTKDYLISKGVPARRMKTISYGKERPVAVCDDISCWSQNRRAVTVLNGAGS, via the coding sequence ATGAGCCGTATTGACAATTCGGCCACAAGCCGCATGCAGAGCTTCGCCCGCAACCCGATGATGCTTGCCCTCTTCCTGGGCCTGTCCTTGGCGGGCTGCGCATCCAAGAAGAACCTGCCGAACAACGCAGGCGATCTTGGCCTCAACGGTGCCAATGGCGGCTCGGCAACCCCGGGTTCGGCTCAGGACTTCACCGTCAATGTCGGCGACCGCATCTTCTTCGACACCGATTCGACGTCGATCCGCGCCGATGCTGCCCAGACGCTCGATCGTCAGGCACAGTGGCTTGCCCGCTATCCGAACTACGCCATCACCGTCGAAGGCCATGCCGACGAACGCGGCACCCGCGAATACAACCTTGCTCTCGGTGCGCGCCGCGCCGCCTCGACGAAGGACTATCTGATTTCAAAGGGCGTGCCCGCACGTCGCATGAAGACGATTTCCTACGGCAAGGAACGTCCGGTCGCCGTTTGCGACGACATCTCGTGCTGGTCGCAGAACCGCCGCGCAGTTACCGTTCTCAACGGCGCCGGCTCCTGA
- the tolB gene encoding Tol-Pal system beta propeller repeat protein TolB translates to MKMRSLVRLMLVMGGLMATYISPAYALVEININKGNVQPLPIAITDFISNGDLGAQISGVIAADLKRSGLFAPIDKAAFIEKITNPDAAPQFASWKSINAQALVTGRVTQQPDGRLRAEFRLWDSFAGTQMTGQQFYTQPENWRRVAHIIADAIYEKITGEKGYFDTRVVFVSESGPKTARKNQLAIMDQDGFNARMLTDGSDLVLTPRFSPNKQEVTYMSFANQQPRVYLLNIATGQREVVGNFPGMTFAPRFSPDGQRVVLSLQQEGNANIYTMDLRSRTTTRLTSTAAIDTSPSYSPDGTQIAFESDRGGKQQIYVMNADGSNQHRISFGDGSYSTPVWSPRGDLIAYTKQSGGTFGIGVMKPDGSGDRLLTSGFHNEGPTWAPNGRVIMFFREPAGSSGPQLYSIDLTGYNEQKIKTPSFASDPAWSPLME, encoded by the coding sequence ATGAAAATGCGTTCTCTCGTTCGTCTGATGCTGGTGATGGGTGGCCTGATGGCGACCTACATCTCGCCGGCCTACGCCTTGGTGGAAATCAACATCAACAAGGGCAATGTTCAGCCCCTGCCGATTGCCATCACCGATTTCATCTCGAACGGCGACCTCGGAGCCCAGATCTCCGGCGTTATCGCCGCCGACCTGAAGCGTTCGGGGCTTTTCGCGCCGATCGACAAAGCCGCGTTCATCGAGAAGATCACCAATCCTGATGCAGCGCCGCAGTTTGCGTCCTGGAAGTCGATCAATGCCCAGGCGCTGGTCACCGGCCGCGTGACGCAGCAGCCCGATGGTCGCCTGCGCGCCGAGTTCCGCCTCTGGGACTCGTTTGCCGGAACGCAGATGACCGGCCAGCAGTTCTACACCCAGCCGGAAAACTGGCGCCGCGTTGCCCACATCATCGCCGACGCGATCTACGAGAAGATCACCGGTGAAAAGGGCTATTTCGACACGCGCGTCGTGTTCGTGTCCGAAAGCGGACCAAAGACTGCCCGCAAGAACCAGCTGGCCATCATGGACCAGGACGGCTTCAACGCCCGTATGCTGACAGACGGCAGCGACCTCGTGCTGACGCCGCGCTTCTCGCCGAACAAGCAGGAAGTGACCTACATGTCGTTTGCCAACCAGCAGCCGCGGGTCTACCTGCTCAATATCGCCACCGGTCAGCGCGAGGTTGTCGGTAATTTTCCGGGCATGACCTTTGCGCCGCGCTTCTCGCCGGATGGCCAGCGCGTCGTGCTGTCGCTGCAGCAGGAAGGCAATGCCAACATCTATACGATGGACCTGCGCTCGCGCACGACGACCCGGCTGACCTCGACGGCTGCCATCGACACGTCGCCGTCCTATTCGCCGGATGGCACCCAGATCGCTTTTGAAAGCGACCGCGGCGGCAAGCAGCAGATCTACGTGATGAATGCAGATGGCTCCAACCAGCACCGCATTTCCTTCGGCGACGGCTCCTATTCGACGCCGGTCTGGTCGCCACGCGGCGACCTGATTGCCTACACGAAGCAGTCGGGCGGAACTTTCGGTATCGGCGTCATGAAGCCGGATGGTTCGGGCGACCGCCTGCTGACGTCCGGCTTCCACAATGAAGGCCCGACATGGGCACCGAATGGCCGTGTCATCATGTTCTTCCGCGAGCCGGCCGGATCGAGCGGCCCGCAACTCTACTCGATCGACCTGACCGGCTATAATGAGCAGAAGATCAAGACCCCGTCCTTCGCCTCGGACCCGGCCTGGTCGCCGCTGATGGAATAG
- the tolR gene encoding protein TolR has protein sequence MGMSGGGGSGGGGGRRGSRRGGHGRGGPISEINVTPLVDVMLVLLIIFMVAAPMLTVGVPIDLPETAAKEMNSDTQPITVSVNPAGDIFMQESPIALDEIVPKLQAIAKTGYNERIYVRGDSAAGYGTVMKVMARISSAGFKNIGLVTQQEKTK, from the coding sequence ATGGGAATGTCAGGTGGAGGCGGTAGCGGTGGCGGCGGTGGTCGTCGCGGCAGCCGTCGTGGCGGTCATGGCCGCGGTGGACCTATATCGGAAATCAACGTGACGCCGCTGGTCGACGTCATGCTCGTGCTGTTGATCATCTTCATGGTCGCTGCACCGATGCTGACGGTCGGCGTGCCGATCGACCTGCCGGAAACGGCCGCCAAGGAAATGAATTCGGACACGCAGCCGATCACCGTGTCGGTCAATCCGGCCGGCGACATCTTCATGCAGGAATCGCCGATCGCGCTCGATGAGATCGTCCCGAAGCTACAGGCTATCGCCAAGACCGGCTACAACGAGCGGATCTATGTGCGCGGCGACAGTGCCGCCGGCTATGGCACCGTCATGAAGGTGATGGCGCGGATATCGTCTGCAGGCTTTAAGAACATCGGTCTGGTAACCCAGCAAGAAAAGACGAAGTAA
- the tolQ gene encoding protein TolQ — MEQVGLAAATSDVTLLSLFMEAGLVVKLVMLGLIAASVWTWAIVIDKYLSFSRARRQFDQFEQVFWSGQSLEELYRTLSERTNTGLAAIFVSAMREWKKSFERGARSPIGLQMRIDRAMDVTLARESEHLGARLGSLATIGSAGPFIGLFGTVVGIMTSFQAIAGSKSTNLAVVAPGIAEALLATAIGLVAAIPAVIAYNKFSADAGKLSGRMEGFADEFSAILSRQIDEKLQPRAAAQ, encoded by the coding sequence ATGGAACAAGTTGGATTGGCTGCAGCGACAAGTGACGTGACGCTTCTGTCTCTCTTCATGGAGGCTGGCCTTGTCGTCAAGCTGGTGATGCTCGGACTGATAGCGGCATCCGTGTGGACCTGGGCAATCGTCATCGACAAATATCTGAGCTTCAGCCGTGCTCGCCGGCAGTTCGACCAGTTCGAGCAGGTATTCTGGTCCGGCCAGTCGCTGGAAGAGCTTTACCGGACGCTGTCCGAGCGCACCAATACCGGGCTCGCAGCGATTTTCGTCTCCGCCATGCGCGAGTGGAAAAAGTCCTTTGAGCGCGGCGCACGCTCGCCGATTGGCCTGCAGATGCGTATCGACCGCGCCATGGACGTGACGCTGGCGCGGGAATCGGAACATCTCGGTGCCCGTCTCGGTTCTTTGGCTACCATCGGTTCGGCTGGCCCGTTCATCGGCCTGTTCGGTACGGTCGTCGGTATCATGACCTCGTTCCAGGCTATTGCCGGATCGAAGTCCACCAATCTCGCGGTCGTTGCACCCGGTATTGCGGAAGCGCTGCTCGCGACAGCCATCGGCCTTGTCGCGGCTATCCCTGCGGTTATCGCCTACAACAAGTTTTCCGCAGATGCCGGCAAGTTGTCTGGCCGCATGGAAGGTTTTGCGGATGAGTTCTCCGCCATTCTTTCGCGCCAGATCGATGAGAAGCTGCAGCCCCGCGCGGCCGCGCAGTAA
- the ybgC gene encoding tol-pal system-associated acyl-CoA thioesterase yields MTNGPFLIAGELIEGSHRLLQRVYYEDTDFSGLVYHARYLHFLERGRTDYLRCLGVEQRELITADEEGLVFVVHRMEIDFKGPARMDDVLTIQTVTEKAGGAKMVLTQEIRRDGALLIAARVIIAVINASGRPRRLPEALAAQLLQASGSVDASGAVA; encoded by the coding sequence ATGACGAATGGTCCCTTTTTGATTGCCGGGGAACTGATCGAAGGCAGCCACCGGCTGCTGCAGCGTGTTTATTACGAGGATACGGATTTTTCAGGGCTGGTCTATCACGCCCGCTACCTGCATTTCCTCGAACGCGGCCGCACAGATTATCTGCGCTGCCTCGGCGTGGAGCAGCGTGAGCTAATTACCGCCGATGAGGAAGGTCTGGTGTTCGTCGTCCATCGCATGGAGATCGACTTCAAGGGACCGGCCCGCATGGACGATGTGCTTACTATTCAGACGGTGACCGAAAAGGCCGGTGGTGCCAAAATGGTGCTGACGCAGGAGATACGTCGTGACGGTGCGCTGCTGATCGCTGCAAGGGTGATCATTGCCGTCATCAATGCCAGCGGCCGTCCCCGCCGGTTGCCGGAAGCGCTGGCGGCTCAGCTGCTGCAGGCTTCAGGGTCGGTCGATGCATCAGGTGCGGTTGCCTGA
- a CDS encoding NAD-dependent epimerase/dehydratase family protein: MKIAIMGGDGFIGWPTSLHLSDAGHDVHILDNLSRRWIDTELGVQSLTPMDSIQERTRIWHAETGRRIHFNLIDLAKDYELLKNWLAEHRPDAIVHFAEQRAAPYSMKSDRHKNYTVNNNVSATHNLLNALTELNLDTHLVHLGTMGVYGYSTVGAAIPEGYLPVGIETVDGRTVSQEILYPANPGSIYHMTKCLDQLLFQFYAKNDGLRITDLHQGIVWGTHTEQTRRHEQLINRFDYDGDYGTVLNRFLIQAAIGYPLTVHGTGGQTRAFIHIQDSVRCIEIALKNPPSRNSKVEIFNQMTETHRVRDLAEMIAGMTGAEIAWLPNPRKEAPENDLVVRNEKFLGLGLEPTTLKTGLLGEIVDVARKYAYRVDRARVPAVSAWTKDLAAKLNHDPEGKRLKSVS; encoded by the coding sequence ATGAAAATTGCGATCATGGGCGGCGATGGATTTATCGGATGGCCAACATCGCTGCATCTGTCCGATGCCGGTCACGACGTTCATATCCTCGATAACCTCTCCCGCCGCTGGATCGACACAGAGCTCGGCGTACAGTCCCTGACCCCTATGGACAGCATCCAGGAACGCACCCGGATCTGGCACGCAGAGACAGGTCGCCGCATTCACTTCAACCTGATCGACCTTGCCAAGGACTACGAGCTTTTAAAGAACTGGCTCGCCGAGCACCGCCCGGATGCCATCGTGCATTTCGCCGAGCAGCGTGCCGCCCCCTACTCGATGAAGAGCGACCGGCACAAGAACTACACCGTCAACAACAATGTCAGCGCTACCCACAATCTCCTGAACGCGCTGACGGAGCTGAACCTCGACACCCACCTCGTGCACTTGGGCACGATGGGAGTCTACGGCTATTCAACGGTCGGCGCCGCTATTCCGGAAGGCTACCTGCCGGTCGGCATCGAGACGGTCGACGGCCGTACAGTCAGCCAGGAAATTCTCTACCCGGCCAATCCGGGCTCAATCTACCACATGACAAAGTGCCTGGATCAGCTGCTGTTCCAGTTCTACGCCAAGAACGACGGCCTGAGGATCACCGACCTCCACCAAGGCATCGTCTGGGGCACGCACACGGAGCAGACACGGCGGCACGAGCAGCTGATCAACCGCTTCGACTATGACGGCGACTACGGCACCGTGCTCAACCGCTTCCTCATCCAGGCGGCGATCGGCTACCCCCTGACGGTGCATGGTACCGGCGGCCAGACGCGCGCCTTCATCCACATCCAGGATTCGGTCCGCTGCATCGAGATCGCCTTGAAAAACCCGCCGTCGCGCAATTCCAAGGTGGAGATCTTCAACCAGATGACCGAGACGCACCGCGTCCGCGACCTTGCCGAGATGATTGCCGGCATGACCGGGGCCGAGATCGCCTGGCTGCCCAATCCGCGCAAGGAAGCGCCCGAGAACGACCTCGTCGTCAGGAACGAGAAATTCCTCGGTCTCGGCCTCGAGCCAACAACCTTGAAAACCGGCCTGCTCGGCGAGATCGTCGATGTTGCCCGCAAATACGCCTACCGCGTCGACCGCGCTCGGGTGCCGGCTGTTTCGGCATGGACAAAGGACCTTGCGGCCAAGCTCAACCACGATCCGGAAGGCAAGCGGCTGAAGTCGGTTTCGTGA